Proteins encoded together in one Bradyrhizobium sp. CB82 window:
- a CDS encoding efflux RND transporter permease subunit, whose amino-acid sequence MGVSEPFIRRPIATFLLGIALLIGGALGYFSLPVSALPQVDFPTVQVTTQLPGASPDVIASLITAPLERQLGQIPSLSAMNSTSSFGVSQISLQFDLNRDIDGATQDVQAAINAAAGVLPRTLPYPPTYAKVNPADAPVMTLALRSDTISLRVMSDIADTILAQRLSQISGVGRVSVLGGLKPAVRIQADLARLAAYGIAMEDLRNAIAGANVSGPKGSLDGAQQSYLIAANDQIAAADAYRPIIVAYRNGSPVTIGDIAQIVDGLENDRTGGWYQGTPAVIIDIQRQPGANVIDVVSQIRAEIPKVQRAIPAGVNLTVVSDRTVTIRASVHDVQFTLILAVVLVTLVVLLFLRSLRATVIAGVALPLSLITSFGIMYFAGFSLDNLSLMALTIGTGFVVDDAIVMIENIVRHMENGESAMQASLKGASEIGFTVISLTVSLIAVFIPLLFMSGLVGRMFREFALTLTIAVVTSAAVSLTLTPMMCSRLLKHAHEEMVVPGLTTVSRFIDWTVGFYHRSLLWVLERQRATLVVTFATLIATLALYVIAPKGFLPLQDTASITAVTEAGPDVSFAEMQKRQTEAADVIKADPDVIGVVSVIGAGSVNPTTNVGRLVMTLKPRGERRDDVGVVVARLKAKVASIPGMTVYFQPVQDVQISTQSSRSQYQYTLTGTDAALVSEWSRKLVAEMRRDPLFRDVSSEAQEGGLRAQLNIDRTRAGQLGVNLQGVTDTLNDSFAQRQISTIYGQANQYRVVLEALPMYQRDPSILSKLYLPGAAGAQVPLSAVATLTRTTAPLAISHQAQFPAVSLSFNLAPGAALGDAVEAVKAIETRIGMPRNIVGVYAGDAAEFAKALAGQPWLLLAAVITIYIVLGVLYESYIHPITILSTLPSAGVGAIVALVLFGQDLSVIGLIGIILLMGIVKKNAIMMIDFALEAERGQGLPPIEAIVQACLLRFRPIMMTTLAALFGALPLAIESGTGSELRFPLGISIIGGLLLSQLLTLYTTPVIYLALDRINRRLEYMLPPPEPEGPPAAGATEGMQ is encoded by the coding sequence ATGGGCGTCTCCGAACCCTTCATTCGCCGGCCGATTGCGACCTTCCTGCTCGGCATCGCGCTGCTGATCGGCGGCGCGCTCGGCTATTTCTCACTCCCGGTCTCCGCGCTGCCGCAGGTCGACTTCCCGACCGTGCAGGTAACGACGCAACTGCCCGGCGCGAGCCCCGACGTCATCGCCTCGCTCATTACGGCGCCGCTGGAGCGGCAGCTTGGCCAGATCCCGTCGCTGTCGGCGATGAACTCGACGAGTTCCTTCGGCGTCAGCCAGATCTCGCTGCAATTCGATCTCAACCGCGACATCGACGGTGCGACGCAGGACGTGCAAGCCGCGATCAACGCAGCCGCCGGCGTGCTGCCCAGGACGCTGCCTTACCCGCCGACCTACGCCAAGGTGAACCCGGCGGATGCGCCGGTCATGACGCTCGCGTTGCGCTCTGACACGATCTCTCTGCGGGTGATGAGCGACATCGCGGATACGATCCTGGCACAGCGGCTGAGCCAGATTTCCGGTGTTGGCCGCGTCTCTGTGCTTGGCGGGCTGAAGCCTGCGGTGCGCATCCAGGCCGACCTCGCGCGGCTTGCCGCCTACGGCATCGCCATGGAGGATCTGCGCAACGCGATCGCAGGCGCCAACGTCTCGGGTCCGAAGGGTTCGCTCGACGGCGCGCAACAGTCCTACCTGATCGCTGCGAACGACCAGATCGCCGCGGCAGACGCCTACCGGCCGATCATCGTGGCCTACCGCAACGGCTCGCCCGTCACCATCGGGGATATCGCGCAGATCGTCGACGGCCTGGAAAACGACCGAACCGGCGGCTGGTACCAGGGCACGCCGGCGGTGATCATCGACATCCAGCGCCAGCCGGGCGCCAATGTGATCGACGTGGTCAGCCAGATCCGGGCCGAGATTCCGAAGGTCCAGCGCGCGATCCCGGCTGGCGTGAACCTGACCGTGGTCTCGGACCGGACCGTGACCATCCGGGCCTCAGTCCACGACGTGCAGTTCACGCTGATCCTCGCCGTCGTGCTGGTGACCCTGGTCGTGCTGCTGTTCCTGCGCTCGCTGCGCGCAACCGTGATCGCCGGCGTCGCACTGCCGCTATCGCTGATCACCAGCTTCGGCATCATGTATTTCGCCGGCTTCAGTCTGGACAATCTGTCGCTGATGGCGCTGACCATCGGCACAGGTTTCGTGGTCGACGACGCCATCGTGATGATCGAGAACATCGTCCGCCACATGGAGAACGGCGAGAGCGCGATGCAGGCCTCACTCAAAGGCGCCAGCGAGATCGGCTTCACCGTGATCTCGCTGACGGTGTCGCTGATCGCCGTGTTCATCCCGCTTCTGTTCATGTCGGGCCTTGTCGGACGCATGTTCCGCGAATTCGCGCTGACGCTGACGATCGCGGTCGTCACCTCGGCCGCGGTCTCGCTGACGCTGACGCCGATGATGTGCTCGCGCCTCCTCAAGCACGCCCACGAAGAGATGGTCGTGCCGGGGCTTACCACGGTCAGTCGCTTCATCGACTGGACAGTCGGCTTTTACCACCGGAGCCTTTTATGGGTGCTGGAACGCCAGCGCGCGACGTTGGTCGTGACCTTTGCCACGCTGATTGCAACCCTCGCCCTTTACGTCATCGCGCCCAAGGGCTTTCTGCCGCTCCAGGATACCGCCTCGATCACCGCGGTGACGGAGGCTGGTCCTGATGTGTCGTTCGCGGAGATGCAGAAACGGCAGACCGAGGCCGCCGACGTCATCAAGGCCGACCCTGACGTGATCGGCGTCGTCTCCGTGATCGGCGCCGGCTCGGTCAACCCGACGACCAACGTCGGACGCCTCGTCATGACGCTGAAACCACGCGGCGAACGACGCGACGATGTCGGCGTGGTGGTGGCCCGGCTGAAGGCGAAGGTCGCAAGCATCCCCGGCATGACTGTGTACTTCCAGCCGGTCCAGGACGTGCAGATCTCGACGCAGTCGAGCCGCTCGCAATATCAGTACACGCTGACCGGCACCGACGCGGCGCTGGTCTCGGAGTGGTCGCGAAAGCTGGTTGCGGAGATGCGGCGCGATCCCTTGTTCCGCGATGTCTCCTCGGAAGCGCAGGAAGGTGGCCTTCGGGCGCAGCTCAATATCGACCGCACACGCGCCGGCCAGCTCGGCGTCAACCTGCAAGGGGTCACCGACACGCTGAACGATTCGTTCGCACAGCGGCAGATTTCCACGATCTACGGCCAGGCCAACCAATATCGCGTCGTGCTGGAGGCCTTGCCGATGTACCAGCGCGATCCCTCGATCCTATCAAAGCTCTATCTGCCGGGCGCGGCCGGCGCGCAGGTGCCGCTGTCGGCGGTGGCGACGCTGACGCGCACCACGGCGCCGCTTGCGATCTCTCACCAGGCGCAATTCCCTGCCGTCTCGCTCAGCTTCAATCTGGCGCCGGGCGCCGCCCTCGGTGACGCTGTCGAGGCCGTGAAGGCGATCGAGACCCGCATCGGCATGCCCCGCAACATCGTCGGCGTCTACGCGGGCGATGCCGCCGAATTCGCCAAGGCGCTCGCCGGGCAGCCCTGGCTGCTGCTCGCTGCCGTCATCACGATCTACATCGTGCTGGGCGTGCTCTATGAGAGCTACATCCATCCGATCACGATTCTCTCGACGCTGCCGTCCGCCGGCGTCGGCGCGATTGTTGCGCTGGTGCTGTTTGGACAGGACCTCTCCGTGATCGGGCTGATCGGCATCATCCTCTTGATGGGCATCGTCAAAAAGAACGCCATCATGATGATCGACTTCGCGCTGGAAGCTGAGCGCGGGCAGGGGCTACCACCCATAGAAGCGATCGTGCAGGCCTGCCTGTTACGTTTCCGCCCGATCATGATGACGACGTTGGCGGCGCTGTTCGGTGCGCTTCCGCTCGCGATCGAAAGCGGCACGGGCTCGGAGCTGCGGTTTCCGCTCGGCATCTCCATCATCGGCGGCCTGCTGCTCAGCCAGTTGCTGACGCTCTACACCACGCCGGTGATCTATCTCGCGCTCGACCGGATCAACCGTCGCCTAGAGTACATGCTGCCGCCGCCCGAGCCGGAGGGACCGCCGGCCGCCGGCGCGACCGAGGGGATGCAGTGA
- a CDS encoding efflux RND transporter permease subunit has protein sequence MASISEPFIRRPVATTLLSIGLFLLGVVAYEFLPVAAVPNVDFPAIFVFANRPGADPSVMAATVAAPLERRLGEIAGINQITSTSSIGLTNIQLQFNIGRDTDRAARDVQAAINAALSDLPSDLPSLPRFRKANTAAAPVFVLALTSKTISTAAIYDIADSVLAQRISQVPGVGNVTISGADQPAVRIQLNPVALSNAGIATDDVRTAIINANPLGPVGIFNGERQSETLALNRQMRTAKEFRDIIIKSSNGNFVRLADVAEIGDSVKNARSIAWFNKQPAVVIQITKQGDANVIDTVDRVKALIPELKQWIPAGVEISTLVDRTGTIRASVEDMQWTLLATAILVMVVVFVFLRRITPTIAAGISVPLALAGTCAGMWVAGFSIDNLSLMALAISVGFVVDDAIVMIENMFRNLEHGMRPFQAAREGAKQIGFTVLSISLSLIAAFTPLIFMDGIVGRLLREFSLTLTFAIVVSTLVSLTVTPMICAHYIRQTTSGSATLFDRIIEGSLSRIVAFYARTLRAGLEFPLLTLLVFFSTIGLTVTLYIKVPKGYFPTDDSGFVIGATRASADISFQSMLGLQQQLADIVLADRAVAGIASVLPSGGGPGGAASNRGTMFISLKPPAERDYISTETVIDRLRRNLYRVAGIRLFMFAAQDVRAGGRQSDSNYQYTLSSTDLDLLQQWAPIVAKRMETVEGITDVSADRDPGGLQLTLAIDRQAASRLGVRVQDIDNALNNAFSQRQISIVYTQRNQYMIVLETDPKFQVDPSNLDRIYVAGAGDVQVPLSAVVRAQRGLAALAVFHSQGFPSTTVSFNTLPDVPLQSAIQNIQRAVEELHMPEGIRGSFDGNAGDFARTSGRQPLLILGALVAMYIVLGVLYESLAHPLTIISTLPSAGLGALLALQLTNTPLTVIAFVGIILLIGIVKKNGIMMVDFALDAERQRGLSSADAIFEACQARFRPILMTTMAALFAGIPLVIATGPGTELRRPLGITIIGGLFVSQILTLYTTPVIYLLIDRLRRRSEPGAVHAPAE, from the coding sequence ATGGCGTCGATCTCGGAGCCCTTCATCCGCAGGCCGGTGGCCACCACGCTGCTGTCGATCGGACTGTTCCTGCTGGGTGTCGTGGCCTACGAATTCCTCCCCGTGGCCGCCGTCCCGAACGTCGACTTCCCTGCGATCTTCGTGTTCGCCAACCGTCCCGGCGCCGATCCGTCGGTGATGGCGGCAACCGTCGCAGCACCTCTGGAACGGCGGCTCGGCGAGATCGCCGGCATCAACCAGATCACTTCGACGAGCTCGATCGGCCTGACCAACATCCAGCTCCAGTTCAACATCGGGCGCGACACCGACCGCGCCGCGCGCGATGTGCAGGCGGCGATCAATGCCGCGCTGTCCGATCTGCCCAGCGACTTGCCGTCGCTGCCGCGCTTTCGGAAAGCGAATACGGCCGCGGCCCCGGTCTTCGTCCTGGCACTGACCTCGAAGACGATCTCCACCGCCGCGATCTATGACATCGCCGATTCCGTGCTGGCGCAGCGCATCTCGCAGGTGCCGGGGGTGGGCAATGTGACAATCTCTGGCGCGGACCAGCCGGCAGTCCGCATCCAGCTCAACCCGGTCGCGCTGTCCAATGCCGGCATTGCCACCGACGACGTCCGCACCGCGATCATCAACGCCAATCCGCTCGGGCCCGTCGGCATCTTCAACGGCGAGCGGCAGAGCGAGACGCTCGCGCTCAACCGGCAAATGCGCACGGCCAAGGAATTTCGCGACATCATCATCAAGAGCTCGAATGGCAATTTCGTGCGCCTCGCCGACGTCGCCGAGATTGGGGATTCCGTCAAGAACGCCCGCTCGATCGCCTGGTTCAACAAGCAGCCGGCGGTGGTCATCCAGATCACCAAGCAGGGCGATGCGAACGTTATCGACACCGTCGACCGGGTCAAGGCGCTGATCCCTGAGCTGAAGCAGTGGATTCCGGCGGGCGTGGAGATATCGACGCTGGTCGACCGCACCGGAACGATCCGCGCGAGCGTCGAGGATATGCAGTGGACGCTGCTGGCGACGGCCATCCTGGTCATGGTCGTGGTGTTCGTGTTCCTGCGTCGGATCACGCCGACGATCGCAGCCGGTATTTCCGTGCCGCTTGCGCTCGCCGGGACTTGTGCCGGGATGTGGGTCGCCGGCTTCTCGATCGACAATCTGTCGCTGATGGCGCTCGCGATCTCCGTCGGCTTTGTGGTCGACGACGCCATCGTCATGATCGAGAACATGTTCCGCAACCTCGAGCACGGCATGCGGCCGTTCCAGGCGGCACGGGAGGGGGCGAAGCAGATCGGCTTCACCGTGCTGTCGATCAGCCTGTCGCTGATCGCGGCGTTCACGCCGCTGATCTTCATGGACGGCATCGTGGGACGCCTGCTGCGCGAATTCTCGCTGACGCTGACTTTTGCGATCGTGGTCTCGACGCTGGTGTCACTCACCGTCACGCCGATGATCTGCGCCCATTACATCCGGCAGACCACCTCGGGCTCGGCGACGCTGTTCGATCGTATCATCGAAGGCTCCCTGTCGCGCATCGTTGCCTTCTATGCGCGCACCTTGCGCGCGGGGCTGGAATTTCCACTGCTGACCTTGCTCGTGTTCTTCTCCACCATCGGGTTGACGGTGACGCTCTACATCAAGGTCCCCAAGGGCTATTTTCCGACCGACGATTCCGGTTTCGTGATCGGCGCGACGCGTGCCTCCGCCGACATCTCGTTCCAGTCGATGCTGGGGTTGCAGCAGCAGCTCGCCGATATCGTGCTCGCGGATCGCGCGGTCGCCGGCATCGCCTCGGTGCTGCCGAGCGGCGGCGGGCCGGGCGGGGCCGCCTCGAACCGCGGCACCATGTTCATCAGCCTGAAGCCGCCGGCCGAGCGTGACTACATCTCCACCGAGACGGTGATCGACCGGCTGCGCCGCAATCTCTATCGCGTCGCCGGCATCCGATTGTTCATGTTTGCGGCGCAGGATGTCCGCGCCGGCGGTCGGCAGAGCGACTCCAACTACCAGTACACGCTGTCGAGCACCGATCTCGACCTCTTGCAGCAGTGGGCGCCGATCGTCGCCAAGCGCATGGAGACGGTCGAAGGCATCACCGACGTTTCCGCCGATCGCGATCCCGGCGGCTTGCAGCTTACCCTTGCGATCGATCGGCAGGCCGCTTCACGCCTCGGCGTCCGCGTGCAGGACATCGACAACGCGCTCAACAACGCGTTTTCGCAGCGTCAGATCTCGATCGTCTACACCCAGCGCAACCAGTACATGATCGTGCTGGAGACGGACCCGAAATTCCAGGTCGATCCGTCCAATCTGGATCGCATCTATGTCGCCGGCGCCGGCGACGTGCAGGTCCCGCTGTCGGCCGTGGTCCGCGCCCAGCGCGGGCTCGCCGCGCTCGCCGTGTTTCACTCGCAGGGATTTCCCTCGACGACCGTGTCGTTCAACACCTTGCCCGACGTGCCGCTGCAGAGCGCCATCCAAAACATCCAGCGCGCGGTCGAAGAGCTGCACATGCCGGAAGGCATTCGCGGCAGCTTTGACGGCAATGCCGGCGATTTCGCCAGGACCAGCGGCCGTCAGCCACTCCTGATCCTGGGCGCGCTGGTTGCGATGTACATCGTGCTGGGCGTGCTCTATGAGAGCCTCGCCCATCCCCTGACCATCATCTCGACGCTGCCATCGGCGGGGCTCGGCGCGCTGCTTGCCTTGCAGCTCACCAACACGCCGCTGACCGTGATCGCCTTCGTCGGCATCATTCTGTTGATCGGGATCGTCAAGAAGAACGGCATCATGATGGTCGACTTCGCGCTCGACGCCGAGCGGCAGCGCGGTCTGTCGTCGGCCGATGCGATTTTCGAGGCGTGCCAGGCGCGCTTCCGCCCGATCCTGATGACGACGATGGCGGCGCTGTTCGCCGGCATTCCGCTCGTCATCGCGACGGGGCCCGGCACGGAACTGCGCCGTCCGCTCGGCATCACCATCATCGGCGGGCTGTTCGTGTCGCAGATCCTGACGCTCTACACGACGCCGGTGATCTATCTGCTGATCGATCGCCTGCGCCGCCGCTCCGAGCCGGGCGCCGTTCATGCGCCAGCGGAATAA
- a CDS encoding tRNA-uridine aminocarboxypropyltransferase — MSYPSDVTAAAPEPVAECPHCQKPIPLCICDSVTPLDSRVALLILQHPQEQDRALGTARLTARHFTDATLRVGLSWPSLAKALGRPVADPARWAVLYLGSARATDLDSDADIIALTRKGEIADNQRAILNRIEGVVLLDGTWSQAKALWWRNPWMLKCQRVILNPARPSRYGRLRREPRRDGLATIEAAAMMLASLQRRPDIAATLQASFERMLTRYREVLAETPELAPKPAGRGRRRDFRRNRRG; from the coding sequence ATGTCGTACCCGTCTGACGTCACCGCCGCAGCGCCCGAACCCGTCGCCGAATGTCCGCACTGCCAGAAGCCGATACCGCTGTGCATCTGCGACAGCGTCACGCCGCTCGACAGCCGCGTCGCGCTCCTGATCCTTCAGCATCCGCAGGAGCAGGACAGGGCGCTCGGCACTGCGCGGCTGACGGCGCGGCATTTTACCGATGCGACGCTGCGGGTCGGGCTGTCGTGGCCGAGCCTTGCCAAGGCGCTCGGGCGGCCGGTCGCGGATCCCGCCCGCTGGGCGGTGCTCTATCTCGGATCGGCGCGCGCCACCGATCTCGATAGCGACGCCGACATCATCGCGCTCACGCGCAAGGGCGAGATCGCCGACAATCAGCGCGCCATCCTGAACAGGATCGAGGGCGTGGTGCTGCTCGACGGCACCTGGAGCCAGGCCAAGGCGCTCTGGTGGCGCAATCCATGGATGCTGAAGTGCCAGCGCGTGATTCTCAATCCCGCGAGGCCCTCGCGTTATGGGCGCTTGCGCCGCGAGCCGCGCCGCGACGGGCTCGCCACCATCGAGGCGGCAGCCATGATGCTCGCGAGCCTCCAGCGGCGGCCCGACATCGCCGCGACGCTGCAAGCGAGTTTTGAACGGATGTTAACACGCTATCGCGAAGTGCTGGCCGAGACGCCCGAACTTGCACCAAAACCGGCAGGCCGTGGCCGCCGGCGCGATTTCCGCCGCAACCGCCGCGGCTGA
- a CDS encoding NnrU family protein produces MALSVMILGLVLFLGVHTLTAQRKLRGRLITAMGEARYKGVYVLVSLAGIALIAWGFGHYRATGWVQVWTPPRFLKHLNVALMLPAIILVAASYIRGRIYATVKHPMLAGVKLWAFGHLLANGDLGGIILFGSILGWAVYDRISLKHRADQGSPSIPVGGIAKDLIAVAVGVAAYLAITFDSHPVLIGVPAVS; encoded by the coding sequence GTGGCATTGTCGGTGATGATCCTGGGTCTGGTGCTGTTTCTCGGCGTTCACACCCTCACTGCGCAACGCAAACTGCGCGGTCGCCTGATCACCGCAATGGGCGAGGCGCGTTACAAGGGTGTCTATGTGCTGGTGTCTCTCGCAGGCATTGCTCTGATCGCTTGGGGCTTTGGGCATTACCGTGCGACCGGCTGGGTCCAGGTCTGGACGCCGCCAAGGTTCCTCAAACACCTGAACGTCGCGCTGATGCTGCCGGCGATAATCCTGGTGGCGGCGTCCTATATCCGCGGACGTATCTATGCGACGGTCAAGCATCCGATGCTGGCCGGCGTCAAATTGTGGGCGTTCGGGCATCTCTTGGCCAATGGTGATCTCGGCGGGATCATTCTTTTTGGTTCGATCCTGGGCTGGGCCGTGTACGATCGGATTTCGCTCAAGCACCGCGCCGACCAAGGCAGCCCATCGATTCCGGTCGGAGGGATCGCCAAGGACCTGATCGCGGTTGCGGTCGGCGTTGCTGCCTATCTAGCGATCACCTTTGATTCCCATCCCGTACTGATCGGCGTTCCTGCGGTGAGTTAA
- a CDS encoding tyrosine-type recombinase/integrase — MATIYHNLRHTHASQLIDGDVDIVTISKRLGHASPAITLAVYAHMFKKTDAKAAAAINAALR; from the coding sequence GTGGCTACGATCTATCACAATCTGCGCCACACCCATGCGTCGCAGCTCATCGACGGGGATGTGGATATTGTCACGATTTCTAAACGCCTCGGGCACGCCAGCCCGGCAATTACTCTTGCGGTCTACGCTCACATGTTTAAGAAGACCGACGCCAAGGCCGCCGCCGCTATCAACGCGGCCCTGCGCTGA
- a CDS encoding protein-L-isoaspartate O-methyltransferase — MSGFATARQKMVDGQVRTSDVTDRRILDAMLTIPREIFVPASRQALAYLDLDLDVAEGGSAKRYLIKPALTAKLLQAAEIREADRVLVVGCATGYVAALAARLAAQVTATESDSALAAKAKSNLAALGFANVACAAAPSGDGHPAAAPYDVIVLNGATEVTPSALFEQLKEGGRLVGVSAETTPQRAMIVTRAHGEFGHRALFDAAAPVLPGLARSPAFVF, encoded by the coding sequence ATGTCCGGTTTTGCGACCGCGCGCCAAAAGATGGTCGATGGCCAGGTGCGCACCAGTGACGTCACCGATCGCCGCATCCTCGATGCCATGCTCACGATTCCCCGCGAGATTTTCGTGCCCGCAAGCCGGCAGGCGCTGGCCTATCTCGACCTTGATCTCGATGTTGCCGAGGGCGGATCGGCCAAGCGCTATCTGATCAAGCCGGCGCTAACCGCCAAGTTGCTGCAGGCGGCCGAGATTCGCGAGGCCGATCGTGTCCTGGTGGTCGGCTGCGCCACCGGTTACGTCGCCGCCCTTGCCGCCAGGCTCGCTGCGCAAGTCACGGCGACCGAAAGCGATTCAGCACTCGCGGCAAAAGCGAAGAGCAATCTAGCCGCCCTGGGATTTGCGAATGTGGCGTGCGCAGCGGCGCCCAGCGGGGATGGGCATCCGGCCGCGGCTCCCTACGATGTGATCGTCCTGAATGGGGCGACCGAAGTGACGCCCAGCGCGCTTTTCGAGCAGCTCAAGGAGGGTGGGCGGCTGGTCGGCGTGTCAGCGGAGACGACGCCACAGCGGGCCATGATCGTGACCCGCGCCCACGGCGAATTCGGCCACCGGGCGCTGTTCGACGCAGCAGCCCCGGTCCTTCCCGGCCTCGCGCGGTCGCCCGCCTTCGTCTTTTGA
- a CDS encoding TolC family outer membrane protein codes for MHGVKLFTGAAVSVLLMALAGQSSALAETIEGALVRAYQDNPQLNAQRAFVRTTDENVPQALSGYRPKVSLSASVGVQYLHTDSTAASGNGRVIHQILSGNNAPRAAGLTVSQTLFNGNQTANRTRAAENQVSGAREGLRNIEQQVLFLAAQTYMDYLRDSATVEVNKSNVRVLEQTLKQTQDRFNVGEVTRTDVAQSEAQLAAGRTLEQQSEATLTATRATYRRVIGNDPVNLAPGSPVDRLLPRSLPKAVELTLIENPTVTAAMYGIDVAFMNLKVNEGALLPTLSLQASVNQAYEQTLITPSQFSAAAIAQASMPLYQGGAEYSLIRQSKETLAQQRLTLDQTRDQARSDTVSAWGQLEASKAQVQSAQAQVTASEIALNGVREEAKAGQRTTLDVLNAQQALVNARINLVNAQHDRVVNSYRVLSSVGRLSPTVLSLKTNVYDPSVHYQQVRDSWVGVRTPDGR; via the coding sequence ATGCATGGGGTGAAGCTCTTCACCGGAGCTGCGGTTTCGGTCCTCTTGATGGCGCTCGCCGGACAGTCGTCTGCCTTGGCGGAGACGATCGAAGGCGCGCTGGTGCGCGCTTATCAGGACAATCCGCAGCTCAACGCGCAGCGCGCATTTGTCCGCACGACAGACGAAAACGTGCCCCAAGCATTGTCGGGCTATCGGCCCAAAGTCTCGCTGAGTGCGAGCGTCGGCGTGCAATACTTACACACCGACTCGACGGCGGCCAGTGGTAATGGCCGCGTGATACACCAGATCCTAAGTGGCAATAATGCACCGCGTGCTGCCGGTCTCACCGTGTCCCAGACGCTGTTCAACGGCAACCAGACAGCTAACCGGACCCGGGCCGCGGAGAATCAGGTTTCCGGCGCTCGCGAGGGATTGCGCAATATCGAGCAGCAGGTGCTGTTCTTGGCGGCGCAGACCTACATGGACTATCTGCGCGATTCGGCGACGGTCGAGGTCAACAAGAGCAACGTGCGCGTGCTCGAACAAACGCTGAAGCAAACCCAGGATCGCTTCAACGTCGGCGAAGTCACCCGCACCGACGTGGCGCAGTCGGAAGCCCAACTGGCTGCGGGGCGAACCCTCGAACAGCAGTCCGAAGCCACGCTGACGGCGACGCGCGCGACCTATCGGCGCGTGATCGGCAACGATCCCGTCAATCTCGCGCCCGGCTCGCCGGTGGACCGCCTGCTGCCGCGATCGCTGCCAAAAGCGGTTGAGCTCACGCTCATCGAAAACCCGACGGTGACGGCGGCGATGTACGGGATCGATGTCGCTTTCATGAACCTGAAGGTGAATGAAGGCGCGCTGCTGCCGACGCTCTCGCTCCAAGCCTCGGTCAATCAAGCCTATGAGCAAACTCTGATCACTCCAAGCCAGTTCAGCGCTGCCGCCATCGCGCAGGCCTCGATGCCGCTGTATCAAGGCGGCGCCGAATATTCGTTGATCCGGCAGTCCAAGGAGACGTTGGCGCAGCAGCGCCTCACGCTCGATCAAACGCGCGACCAGGCTCGCTCCGACACCGTATCCGCCTGGGGCCAGCTCGAAGCGTCCAAGGCGCAGGTGCAATCGGCGCAGGCCCAGGTGACGGCATCCGAGATCGCGCTGAACGGTGTGCGCGAGGAGGCAAAGGCCGGCCAGCGCACCACGCTCGACGTCCTCAACGCTCAGCAGGCGCTGGTCAACGCCCGCATCAACCTTGTCAACGCGCAGCACGATCGCGTCGTGAACTCCTATCGCGTTCTCAGCTCGGTCGGCCGCCTGTCGCCAACCGTGCTCAGCCTGAAGACCAACGTCTACGATCCTAGCGTGCACTACCAGCAGGTGCGCGACAGCTGGGTTGGCGTGCGCACGCCCGACGGACGCTGA
- a CDS encoding DUF2497 domain-containing protein yields MTQPAKVQEPSMEEILASIRRIIADDEAKPPPAEKAAEPAKPTAAPAPKPAAMNDIPPSKIAPAKPAAEKPAVPPPPAKPAAPPPPAPAASNNQDDIDALLAGLDEATPAPEMRAPEPEPDVLELTDEMAVETPAPPPPSFRKVDPGDDVEFAEAAAPPSRPAPPPPSYQPVDFDAPPLPPQQPILAQTTVSAVESAFNSLAHTVLSSNARTLEDLVREMLRPMLKSWLDDNLPGLVERIVKAEIERVSRGGR; encoded by the coding sequence ATGACGCAGCCTGCAAAGGTCCAAGAACCCTCGATGGAGGAGATTCTGGCCTCGATCCGGCGCATCATTGCCGACGATGAGGCCAAGCCGCCGCCGGCCGAGAAGGCCGCCGAACCTGCCAAGCCCACAGCCGCCCCGGCGCCCAAGCCGGCCGCGATGAATGACATTCCGCCGTCCAAGATCGCGCCGGCCAAGCCTGCCGCCGAAAAACCTGCTGTGCCGCCACCGCCCGCAAAGCCTGCGGCTCCGCCGCCGCCAGCGCCGGCCGCGAGCAACAACCAGGACGATATCGACGCGCTGCTGGCGGGGCTGGACGAGGCGACCCCCGCGCCCGAGATGCGGGCACCGGAACCCGAGCCCGACGTGCTCGAACTGACCGACGAGATGGCGGTGGAAACGCCTGCGCCGCCACCACCCAGCTTTCGCAAGGTCGACCCGGGCGACGATGTCGAATTCGCCGAAGCCGCGGCGCCGCCGTCCCGCCCGGCTCCTCCACCACCATCCTACCAACCGGTCGATTTCGACGCGCCACCGCTGCCGCCGCAGCAGCCGATCTTGGCGCAGACAACGGTCTCGGCCGTCGAATCCGCCTTCAATTCCCTGGCCCATACCGTTCTGAGCTCGAATGCGCGGACGCTGGAGGATCTGGTCAGGGAGATGCTGCGGCCGATGCTGAAATCCTGGCTCGACGACAACCTTCCGGGCCTCGTTGAACGCATCGTGAAGGCGGAAATCGAGCGGGTCTCGCGCGGCGGCCGGTAA